The genomic window CGCCGGGCCGAAGCGATCGCACTTTACGGAGCCGCGGGTTTTATCGCCCAGGCGGTGAGTCCGTGGATGTGCGAGCAATTGCTGGAAATTCTCCCGTACGGGGCCCTGGCCCGCTTCCACGTGGTGTTCGCCCTGGCGGGGGTCTTCACGTTGGTGGCGCTGGGGTTCAGCTTTTTGATGGAGCATGACGATGACCACGAGGAGATGCACCTTGCCCCCGATCCGTGGCACACGGTCCTGCGCTCTCCGACACTGATCTACGTGATCATCCCGTCGGTTGTCTTCGGTATCGGCTACACTTCCATTTTCAACTTCATCACCGATTTCACCGAACTGAACTCGCTGGGGCCGACCAGCTATTTCTTCATCTCCTATTCGGTGACGGTGATAGTCCTGCGGCTGACCACGGGTAAAATGCTCGACTGGCTCGACCGCAGGATGGTCACGGCGGTGTCGCTGACGGTGATCGTGGCCGGCCTGTTCCTGGCCTCTGTTACCGGAGGGGCCGCGGGTCTGGTGCTGGTGGGCATATTGACAGGCACCGGGCACGGGTATATCTTTCCAGCGCTATCTACGTTGACATTCGACAGTTCCCCTGCCCGTAACCGCGGCATGTCGATGGCCCTCTACATGCTGGGGTTCGACCTGAGCACGATGGCGATGAGCCCGCTGCTGGGCAAGGTGGCCGAGCACTGGGACTATTTCGCCATGTTCCGGGTTGCGGGCGTGATTCTGCTGGCCGGAACGGCGGTCTATCTCACCGGCTGGCGTTACCATTCACCCGAGTCCATCCGGCGTTCGGCGGCCGGCAGACCAGCCGGCGGGGAGCCTGTCGACAGCACCGGCGCGCCGCGTTGAACCCTTCGCTACGCGCGGCAGGTTTATCACCGGAAGGAACACCGCCAGCCATGACAAGCGCCAGCCGATTTTCCCCGCTTTTCTTCATCTGCGTTCTACTGTCTGTTCCCTCTGCCGCCAACTCCGCCCGTCCCCTTGAATTTTCGGACCTGCTGAGAATCAACAGGATCTCCTCGCCGGCAGTCTCACCGGACGGGAAACGGGTCGCGTTTGTCAGCACCACGTTCGAGCCGTACACTTACAAGAGCAAGTCCGACATCTATCTTGTCCCGCTGACAGGCGGAGAACCGCACGCCCTGACAACCAACGGACGCGGCAACGGCAGGCCGATGTTCACGCCTGACGGCGGGGCGCTCATTTTCGCCTCCAGCCGCAGCGGCAGCCGTCAGTTCTACCGCCTGCCCCTGGAGAGGGCGGGCGAGGCGGAACAGATCACCAGTTTCGGCTCCGGGGCGATGGGCGGCGCGCTTTCGCCCGACGGCGAGCACCTGCTGTTCCACTCCCGCATCCTGGTCGACAGCAGCGCCGTGGTTTACGAACAGGACCCGGACAAACCGCGGGCGAGGATAATCGACAACCTCCTGTTCCGTCACTGGGACCGCTGGCGCAACGGCGGCTACAGCCACCTTTTCGTCCAGAAAATCGGCACCGGCGAGGCGCCGGTCGACCTGACCCCCGGCAGGGTGGACTGCCCGCCGGTCAGCCTGGGCAGCAGGATGGATTACGCGGTGGGCGCCGAGAGCAAACATGTCTACTACGTGGCCAACCGCGACCCGATGACCGCCAAAAGCACCAACAACGACCTCTGGCGCGTCGATATCGACGGGGGCGGGCTGGCCAAACTGACCGCCAACCCGGCCGACGACAACATGACCCTGATCAGCCCGGACGGCCGCTACCTGGCTTACCGGGCGATGGCGCGCGCCGGGTTCGAGTCC from Candidatus Glassbacteria bacterium includes these protein-coding regions:
- a CDS encoding MFS transporter is translated as MDTALDSNKRKSLLTGPFLRILMIHLAAMGSFGIYYFLPRFIRLTGGEEFLIGLVMGAPAAAALVIRLPTGRWVDRLGRRKMVITGLALFTAANFLPVFASGAGVYLILARAAAGASMVIYFTAIVTYVAEKAPAGRRAEAIALYGAAGFIAQAVSPWMCEQLLEILPYGALARFHVVFALAGVFTLVALGFSFLMEHDDDHEEMHLAPDPWHTVLRSPTLIYVIIPSVVFGIGYTSIFNFITDFTELNSLGPTSYFFISYSVTVIVLRLTTGKMLDWLDRRMVTAVSLTVIVAGLFLASVTGGAAGLVLVGILTGTGHGYIFPALSTLTFDSSPARNRGMSMALYMLGFDLSTMAMSPLLGKVAEHWDYFAMFRVAGVILLAGTAVYLTGWRYHSPESIRRSAAGRPAGGEPVDSTGAPR